One part of the Rhizobium rhizogenes genome encodes these proteins:
- a CDS encoding DUF296 domain-containing protein codes for MAPVQQQHFPRPRTLIHPGISSPVRINSLRSPSARHVRLSIAPGRSLFDGIVQPLFENGIENASLTILGGYFDILSYCVAPPDPSGRAVIAYTKPIDAGAAWLVFGNATLGRSMKDEPIVHCHAAMRTGAGVVRGGHLLTESCIVGEGGISALVTSLDSFVLQQSFDPETNIPLLQPKNRTERADEHA; via the coding sequence ATGGCACCAGTACAGCAACAGCATTTTCCAAGGCCGAGAACGCTGATCCATCCCGGCATTTCCTCGCCGGTGCGCATCAATAGCCTGCGCTCGCCGTCTGCGCGTCATGTGCGGTTGTCCATTGCGCCGGGGCGCAGCCTTTTCGACGGCATCGTGCAGCCGCTTTTCGAAAACGGCATCGAAAATGCCTCGCTCACCATTCTCGGTGGTTATTTCGACATATTGTCCTATTGCGTGGCCCCGCCCGATCCTTCCGGCAGGGCGGTCATTGCCTATACGAAACCCATCGATGCCGGTGCAGCCTGGCTGGTTTTCGGCAACGCCACACTGGGGCGCAGCATGAAGGATGAGCCGATCGTTCACTGCCATGCGGCCATGCGCACCGGGGCAGGTGTGGTCAGGGGCGGCCATTTGCTGACGGAATCCTGTATTGTCGGAGAGGGCGGTATTTCCGCACTTGTGACCTCGCTCGACAGTTTCGTGTTGCAGCAATCCTTCGATCCCGAAACCAATATTCCTCTTCTTCAACCGAAGAACCGCACGGAGCGCGCCGATGAACACGCATGA
- a CDS encoding extracellular solute-binding protein encodes MITKAIFVGAAAALSTLFSTVALAQTDLTMWYHGAGNVEERKILAGIIEDFNSSQSDWRVSLQEFPQTAYNESVTAAALSNKLPDILDVDGPNMPNWAWSGYLQPLQIDEAKLANFLPGAVGKWGDKLYSVGLWDAAVAVFARKSVLDENGIRIPTLEQPWTGEEFNAALEKLAASGKFEYAIDLGMADKTEWYSYAFSPFLESFGGSLIDKENYQTAENVLNGENAIKFGEWWQSLFEKKLAPGTSQSPADHETGFLEGRHALQWMGNWVAVKALEKYGDDLLFLPAPDFGQGPKIGAGSWQFGVSATSKHPQGASAFIEFAIQDKYLAQFSDAIGLIPATSAAAQMTRNYRQGGPLEVFFELSRRQGTLRPVTPAYAFISPVFSKALSDIANGADVADTLDNATDEINNNIERNSGYQPK; translated from the coding sequence ATGATTACCAAAGCCATTTTTGTGGGGGCAGCCGCTGCCTTGTCGACGCTTTTTTCCACTGTGGCACTGGCGCAGACCGACCTGACGATGTGGTATCACGGTGCTGGCAATGTTGAAGAACGCAAGATCCTGGCCGGCATCATCGAGGACTTCAACTCGTCCCAGTCGGACTGGCGGGTCTCGCTTCAGGAATTCCCTCAAACCGCATATAATGAATCCGTCACCGCCGCCGCTCTTTCCAACAAGCTGCCTGACATTTTGGACGTCGATGGGCCAAACATGCCGAACTGGGCCTGGTCCGGCTATCTGCAACCGTTGCAGATCGATGAGGCGAAGCTTGCGAATTTCCTGCCCGGCGCCGTGGGCAAGTGGGGAGACAAGCTGTATTCCGTCGGCCTGTGGGACGCAGCCGTAGCGGTCTTCGCCCGCAAATCGGTTCTCGATGAAAACGGTATTCGCATTCCAACACTGGAACAGCCGTGGACCGGTGAAGAGTTCAATGCGGCACTTGAAAAGCTCGCGGCCAGCGGCAAGTTCGAATATGCGATCGACCTTGGAATGGCCGATAAAACCGAATGGTACAGCTATGCCTTCAGCCCGTTTCTGGAGAGCTTCGGCGGCAGCCTGATTGACAAGGAAAACTATCAAACCGCCGAGAACGTTCTCAACGGGGAAAATGCCATCAAATTCGGAGAATGGTGGCAGTCTCTGTTCGAGAAAAAACTTGCGCCCGGAACGTCACAATCGCCTGCCGATCACGAAACCGGCTTTCTGGAAGGTCGCCACGCCTTGCAATGGATGGGCAACTGGGTTGCGGTGAAGGCGCTGGAGAAATACGGCGATGATCTGCTGTTCCTGCCCGCACCCGATTTCGGGCAGGGACCGAAGATCGGTGCCGGATCCTGGCAGTTTGGCGTGTCGGCCACCAGCAAGCATCCGCAAGGCGCGTCCGCCTTCATCGAATTCGCCATACAGGACAAATATCTCGCACAGTTCTCCGATGCGATCGGTCTCATCCCGGCCACCTCCGCGGCTGCCCAGATGACGAGGAATTACAGGCAGGGCGGTCCGCTCGAGGTTTTCTTCGAACTGTCCAGGCGTCAGGGAACATTGCGTCCGGTCACGCCGGCTTACGCCTTCATCTCGCCGGTCTTTTCCAAGGCCCTTTCCGACATTGCCAACGGCGCGGATGTTGCCGATACGCTGGACAACGCGACAGACGAGATAAACAACAACATAGAGCGCAATTCCGGTTACCAACCCAAATAG
- a CDS encoding SDR family NAD(P)-dependent oxidoreductase: MTQQTVGTKGAVAITGGASGIGFSTAQLLMARGWQPWLLDLKREALDAACEKLGIAPSRGIVCNVADETSIEEAFATFTVGGGDHAVDLVAVVNSAGIGIDKLSVDTSVEEFRRIVDVNLVGSFAVARAAARYWLNRDISGSIVNISSVSGMCGNRGRSAYGASKGGVNLLTMVMANELGQSGIRVNAIAPGPVDTPLTQAVHTENVRSQWHSRVPMHRYGRTDEIASAVAFLVSDDASYINGQVLAVDGGFITAGLAV; this comes from the coding sequence ATGACACAGCAGACGGTAGGGACAAAAGGCGCGGTCGCAATCACCGGCGGTGCATCCGGCATCGGTTTTTCCACGGCGCAGCTTTTGATGGCGCGCGGCTGGCAGCCATGGCTGCTGGATCTCAAGCGGGAAGCGCTGGATGCGGCCTGCGAAAAACTCGGCATAGCCCCCTCGCGCGGCATCGTCTGCAACGTGGCGGATGAGACGTCGATAGAAGAGGCTTTCGCCACCTTCACGGTAGGCGGCGGCGATCACGCGGTTGATCTTGTGGCCGTAGTCAACAGCGCCGGCATCGGTATTGACAAGCTCTCCGTCGACACCAGCGTCGAAGAATTTCGCCGTATCGTTGATGTCAACCTCGTCGGCAGCTTCGCAGTGGCTCGTGCCGCAGCCCGTTATTGGCTGAACCGTGATATTTCCGGCTCCATCGTCAATATCAGCTCGGTTTCCGGCATGTGCGGCAATCGTGGCCGCAGCGCCTATGGCGCTTCGAAGGGCGGAGTCAATCTTTTGACGATGGTGATGGCAAACGAGCTGGGGCAATCAGGCATTCGCGTCAATGCAATTGCTCCCGGTCCGGTCGACACTCCGCTGACCCAGGCAGTTCATACGGAGAATGTTCGCAGCCAATGGCATAGCCGCGTTCCCATGCATCGCTATGGCAGGACGGATGAGATCGCCTCTGCGGTGGCTTTCCTCGTGTCAGATGACGCGAGCTACATCAACGGACAGGTGCTTGCCGTGGATGGCGGCTTCATTACCGCAGGGCTCGCGGTATGA
- a CDS encoding acetyl-CoA acetyltransferase, translated as MSKAQIVGWAHSPFGKSALENTEQLMASVVAPAIDHAGIDVGDIDGIFVGVMNNGFSKQDFQGSLVAMGDERLAYTPAVRFENACSTGSAALYSAMDFIEAGRGRIALVVGAEKMTALPTAEVGEILLSACYRAEEADISGGFAGQFGRIAQAYFQRYGDRSEELAMIAAKNHANGAVNPYAHMRKDFGFDFCNTVSEKNPYVAGPLRRTDCSLISDGAAAIILADEETAATLNRAIGFRGRRHVNDILALSRRDPLAFEGARRAWAGSLELAGATLDDLSFVETHDCFTIAELIEYEAMGLAKPGEGHRVVQEGTTLKTGRLPVNPSGGLKSKGHPVGATGVSMHVMAAMQLMGEAGDMQIPNASLAGVFNMGGTAVANYVSIMERVK; from the coding sequence AACTGATGGCTTCGGTCGTGGCGCCAGCCATAGATCATGCCGGCATCGACGTCGGCGATATCGACGGCATCTTCGTCGGCGTGATGAATAACGGCTTCTCGAAGCAGGACTTTCAGGGCTCTTTGGTAGCGATGGGCGATGAGCGGCTTGCCTATACGCCGGCGGTGCGGTTCGAGAATGCCTGCTCGACAGGATCGGCCGCCCTTTACAGCGCCATGGATTTCATCGAGGCAGGGCGAGGGCGCATCGCTCTTGTCGTTGGGGCCGAAAAAATGACGGCGCTGCCGACGGCGGAAGTCGGCGAAATCCTGCTCTCCGCCTGCTACCGGGCGGAGGAAGCCGATATTTCGGGCGGCTTTGCCGGCCAGTTCGGACGTATCGCACAGGCCTATTTCCAGCGTTATGGCGATCGCTCAGAAGAGCTGGCGATGATTGCCGCCAAGAACCATGCCAATGGCGCGGTCAATCCCTATGCCCATATGCGCAAGGATTTCGGCTTCGATTTCTGCAATACGGTATCGGAGAAAAATCCCTATGTCGCAGGCCCCCTGCGCCGTACCGACTGCTCGCTGATCTCCGACGGGGCCGCCGCGATCATTCTAGCCGATGAGGAAACGGCAGCCACACTCAACCGCGCCATCGGCTTCAGGGGCCGCAGGCATGTCAATGACATTCTGGCGCTGAGCCGCCGCGATCCGCTGGCGTTTGAAGGCGCGCGCCGCGCCTGGGCTGGCTCGCTGGAACTTGCCGGCGCAACGCTCGACGATCTCTCCTTCGTCGAAACACACGACTGCTTCACCATTGCCGAACTCATTGAATATGAGGCGATGGGGCTGGCGAAGCCCGGTGAAGGGCACCGGGTGGTGCAGGAGGGCACAACGCTGAAGACTGGGCGCCTGCCGGTCAACCCATCCGGAGGCCTGAAGTCGAAGGGCCATCCCGTTGGCGCGACCGGCGTTTCCATGCACGTCATGGCAGCCATGCAATTGATGGGCGAGGCAGGCGACATGCAGATACCCAATGCCTCGCTGGCCGGCGTGTTCAACATGGGGGGCACTGCTGTTGCCAACTACGTCTCGATCATGGAGCGCGTGAAATGA
- a CDS encoding acyl-CoA synthetase, with amino-acid sequence MTTQSAVQHPAGGVAPSTTRVMNLSHFLTQAARRNPDHVGFVWGENTWTWAQMDARVDAMAHALVSEFGVRKGDRILVQSSNNNQMFESMFACFRVGAVWVPTNYRQSSDEVAYLAKASGARGMICGGAFPDHAKASREATAIEFTIAIGRADFGEDYDAIVARHLGRKVKSEAVNRDDPCWFFFTSGTTGRPKAAVLTHGQMAFVITNHLCDLMPGTGTNDASIVVAPLSHGAGIHQLVQVAHGSKTVLPAAEKLDVPAVWALIEKWRVTNAFTVPTILKMLIEDPAVDRFDHSSLRYVIYAGAPMYRTDQKRALAKLGPVLVQYFGLGEVTGNITVLPPSFHSAEDGPDARLGTCGFDRTGMEVQIQNEAGEELPAGETGEICVIGPAVFAGYYDNAEANAKAFRNGWFRTGDLGHRDENGFVYITGRASDMYISGGSNIYPREIEEKILMHPDISETAVLGVPDAVWGEVGVAVCVAREGADIAGIDLKAYLEGKMARYKLPKTVVFWDAMPKSAYGKITKKMIREELEKRGQMPVFEEKRTG; translated from the coding sequence ATGACGACGCAAAGTGCCGTGCAGCATCCTGCGGGCGGAGTCGCGCCCTCCACCACGCGGGTGATGAATCTCTCGCATTTCCTGACCCAGGCGGCACGCCGCAATCCTGACCACGTCGGCTTCGTCTGGGGCGAAAACACCTGGACCTGGGCTCAAATGGATGCTCGCGTCGATGCCATGGCCCATGCGCTGGTGAGTGAATTCGGCGTCAGAAAGGGCGATCGCATTCTGGTGCAGTCTTCCAACAACAACCAGATGTTCGAATCCATGTTCGCCTGCTTCCGGGTGGGTGCGGTGTGGGTGCCAACCAATTACCGCCAGTCATCAGATGAAGTGGCTTACCTGGCCAAAGCCAGCGGCGCGCGCGGCATGATCTGCGGCGGCGCTTTTCCCGATCATGCCAAGGCAAGCCGTGAAGCAACCGCAATCGAATTCACCATTGCCATCGGCCGGGCCGATTTCGGTGAGGATTACGATGCCATCGTGGCCCGTCATCTGGGCCGGAAGGTCAAAAGCGAAGCTGTGAACCGAGACGACCCCTGCTGGTTCTTCTTCACCTCAGGCACCACCGGCCGCCCCAAGGCGGCGGTGCTGACCCATGGTCAGATGGCCTTCGTCATCACCAATCACCTGTGCGATCTGATGCCGGGAACGGGAACGAACGATGCCTCGATCGTTGTCGCGCCGCTTTCGCATGGTGCCGGCATCCACCAGCTGGTACAGGTTGCCCACGGGTCAAAAACGGTGCTTCCGGCTGCGGAAAAGCTCGATGTGCCGGCCGTATGGGCACTGATCGAGAAATGGCGTGTCACCAATGCCTTCACCGTGCCGACCATTCTGAAAATGCTGATCGAAGACCCGGCCGTGGATCGCTTCGATCATTCCTCCCTGCGCTACGTCATCTATGCTGGCGCGCCGATGTATCGCACCGATCAAAAACGGGCATTGGCAAAACTCGGTCCGGTGCTGGTGCAATATTTCGGCCTCGGTGAAGTCACCGGAAATATCACCGTGCTACCTCCTTCTTTCCACAGCGCCGAAGATGGCCCGGACGCGCGGCTCGGCACCTGTGGTTTTGATCGTACCGGCATGGAGGTGCAGATTCAGAACGAAGCGGGCGAGGAACTCCCAGCCGGCGAAACCGGCGAGATCTGCGTCATCGGTCCCGCCGTTTTTGCCGGCTATTACGATAATGCCGAGGCCAATGCCAAGGCCTTCCGCAACGGCTGGTTCCGCACCGGCGATCTCGGTCATCGCGATGAGAACGGCTTCGTTTACATCACCGGCCGTGCCTCCGACATGTATATTTCCGGCGGCTCGAACATTTACCCGCGTGAGATCGAGGAAAAAATCCTCATGCATCCGGATATCAGCGAGACCGCGGTTCTGGGCGTGCCGGATGCGGTGTGGGGCGAGGTTGGCGTGGCGGTTTGTGTGGCGCGCGAGGGCGCGGATATCGCCGGCATCGACCTCAAGGCCTATCTGGAAGGCAAGATGGCCCGCTACAAGCTGCCGAAAACCGTGGTGTTCTGGGATGCCATGCCGAAATCCGCCTATGGCAAGATCACCAAGAAAATGATCCGCGAGGAGCTGGAAAAACGTGGCCAGATGCCGGTTTTCGAAGAAAAACGGACAGGTTGA
- a CDS encoding carbohydrate ABC transporter permease, which produces MAFFSSKGKLTRDSFTGWLMAAPAMVLIGLFLVTPFLLGLGFSFTNQRLTSPNPTEFVGVENYTRLLGIGVLTLEPQKEADGSISRDADGSVSYPRIRSFTRNNPDYPHLEGMREYKSFSWGEDKIVILASDVVFLTALVNTLSFVVVVAPVQAALALFLALLVNQKIPGVTIFRAIYFMPVVLSVVVVALLWRFIYAADNGLLNSLLSYMSFGLVQPIDWLGRTDTALWAILVMSVWQGVGFHMVIWLSGLQTISPDLYEAADIEGASRWQRFSMITWPLLRNTAVLIIIVITMQAFALFAQIDVMTKGGPRDSTQSIVYQAVERGYRQQDIAAGSAISVVLFLLVLCISLTQRYMTREKQ; this is translated from the coding sequence ATGGCGTTCTTTTCTTCAAAGGGAAAGCTGACCCGAGACAGCTTCACAGGCTGGCTCATGGCTGCACCGGCGATGGTGCTGATCGGGCTGTTCCTGGTCACACCCTTTCTGCTGGGGCTCGGTTTTTCCTTCACCAACCAGCGGCTGACGTCTCCCAATCCGACCGAGTTTGTCGGCGTTGAAAATTACACCCGGCTGCTGGGTATCGGCGTGCTGACGCTCGAACCGCAAAAAGAGGCGGACGGCAGCATCAGCCGGGATGCGGATGGTTCCGTCTCCTATCCGAGAATTCGCAGTTTCACCCGCAACAATCCCGACTATCCCCATCTGGAAGGGATGCGGGAATATAAGAGTTTCAGCTGGGGCGAGGACAAGATCGTTATTCTGGCCAGCGACGTCGTATTCCTGACGGCCCTTGTCAACACGCTTTCCTTCGTGGTCGTCGTCGCGCCGGTTCAAGCAGCACTGGCGCTGTTTCTTGCCCTGTTGGTGAACCAGAAGATCCCCGGCGTCACGATTTTCCGGGCGATTTACTTCATGCCTGTCGTGCTGTCGGTGGTGGTGGTGGCGCTGCTCTGGCGGTTTATCTATGCAGCCGATAACGGGCTCCTGAACAGCCTCTTGAGTTACATGAGCTTCGGGCTCGTCCAGCCCATCGACTGGCTGGGCAGAACCGATACCGCCTTATGGGCCATTCTGGTGATGTCGGTCTGGCAGGGTGTTGGGTTCCACATGGTCATATGGCTCTCCGGCCTGCAAACCATCTCTCCGGATCTTTACGAGGCAGCCGACATCGAAGGAGCGAGCCGCTGGCAAAGGTTCAGCATGATAACCTGGCCGCTGCTGCGCAACACAGCCGTGCTGATTATCATCGTCATCACCATGCAGGCTTTTGCACTTTTCGCACAGATCGATGTGATGACCAAGGGCGGGCCTCGTGATTCCACTCAAAGCATCGTCTACCAGGCCGTTGAACGAGGATATCGACAGCAGGACATCGCGGCAGGCTCCGCAATCTCGGTCGTCCTGTTCCTGCTTGTTCTGTGCATTTCCTTGACCCAGCGATACATGACAAGGGAGAAGCAATGA
- a CDS encoding MFS transporter: protein MSTAPKTSLLFVLIASGTVLGIAGTDLVLPAIPSLPLQLGGTVEIAQLVLAAYVFGTLVGLLIFGELGARFDSCMLLVASLALFGVASLAAAASPSIEWLIVLRFAQGAFGSAPAVFAPGFIQGLYPQDKAASAMGRLGSIESLAPALAPIAGAYLLEIGSWKLSFLILALLAALVGAAILWQQAYFPRPAQKLQSHSGYLAILKNIEFVSYASSQALSLGALLVFVFGAPAVLTGPLDKEIRDFVILQVFGIVAFILAANSSAWLAMKFGTLRTIRAGTTIMPVAFLAILIYALAEGKNLYVLVPMWVVVNFGFGIRGPIGFHRAIIAARGDPSRAAAIVVAAILSVATFGTVVVAPYILVGLWPLTIASAIFSALAMVSLTPLRNSN, encoded by the coding sequence ATGTCTACGGCCCCGAAAACGTCACTGCTGTTCGTTCTCATTGCCAGCGGAACCGTTCTTGGTATCGCCGGGACCGATCTGGTGCTTCCAGCCATTCCAAGCTTGCCGCTTCAGCTTGGCGGAACTGTTGAGATTGCCCAGCTCGTCCTTGCGGCCTATGTTTTCGGCACACTGGTTGGCCTTTTGATCTTTGGTGAGCTTGGCGCGCGCTTTGATTCATGCATGCTGCTGGTTGCGTCACTTGCCCTGTTTGGGGTTGCGTCTCTGGCCGCCGCAGCGTCACCTTCCATCGAGTGGCTGATTGTGTTGCGGTTTGCCCAAGGCGCATTCGGATCGGCTCCGGCTGTATTCGCTCCCGGCTTCATTCAAGGTCTCTACCCGCAAGACAAGGCAGCTTCGGCCATGGGGCGCCTCGGTTCCATCGAATCGCTGGCACCCGCACTGGCCCCGATCGCTGGAGCATATCTGCTGGAGATCGGGAGTTGGAAGCTTTCCTTCCTCATCTTGGCGCTGCTCGCAGCACTGGTCGGCGCAGCCATTCTCTGGCAGCAAGCATATTTTCCACGTCCAGCGCAGAAGCTGCAAAGTCATAGCGGCTACCTAGCGATCCTGAAAAATATCGAATTTGTCAGCTATGCCTCAAGTCAGGCACTCTCGCTGGGTGCTCTACTTGTTTTCGTCTTTGGTGCGCCAGCCGTGTTGACTGGCCCTCTGGACAAGGAGATCAGGGACTTTGTGATCCTGCAGGTCTTTGGCATCGTGGCATTCATTCTCGCGGCGAATTCCTCTGCATGGCTGGCAATGAAATTCGGTACTTTGAGGACCATCCGCGCGGGCACAACGATCATGCCTGTCGCGTTTCTTGCGATTCTCATCTACGCACTCGCCGAGGGAAAGAACCTTTATGTGCTTGTTCCAATGTGGGTGGTCGTGAATTTCGGGTTCGGCATCAGAGGCCCGATAGGGTTTCATCGGGCAATAATTGCCGCCCGCGGCGACCCCTCGCGCGCTGCGGCAATCGTTGTCGCCGCAATTTTAAGCGTCGCCACCTTTGGAACCGTCGTTGTCGCCCCATATATTCTGGTCGGTCTCTGGCCGCTGACGATAGCAAGCGCAATCTTTTCGGCCCTTGCGATGGTCTCACTAACACCGCTGCGAAATTCCAACTAG
- a CDS encoding PCC domain-containing protein has translation MMETGTQELPRRIVHPGPITPERFRAVGCHAHPVTLTARSGVCVNEAIADAFAARGFEGGYIRLKNVPMKRLHYVMPAAAPDDAHAAWYSETFSMPGGTIIDAGLHMGRRDGKPFLHCHGSWKSADGVVSMGHLLPFEAEFAAETPLEALALDGAILDVRRDEETNFPLFTPIAQPRNRKDAGLRALLCTVRPNTDICTALEAACQQFGLQQAEVNGIGSLIGVDYEDGTSLTAYASEILIRNGRVDPVMGDQQATLDIAMVDLTTHISGGRLVRGKNPVCVTFELLLSERQGAAA, from the coding sequence ATGATGGAGACAGGCACGCAGGAGCTTCCCCGCCGCATCGTCCATCCCGGACCGATAACGCCCGAACGCTTTCGCGCCGTCGGCTGCCATGCCCATCCCGTCACGCTGACGGCCAGATCCGGCGTCTGCGTCAACGAGGCAATTGCCGATGCCTTTGCGGCGCGGGGTTTCGAGGGTGGTTACATCAGGTTGAAAAACGTGCCGATGAAACGGCTGCATTATGTCATGCCCGCAGCCGCGCCCGATGACGCCCATGCCGCCTGGTATAGCGAAACCTTTTCCATGCCAGGCGGCACCATCATCGATGCCGGCCTGCATATGGGACGCCGTGACGGTAAGCCCTTTCTGCACTGCCATGGCTCATGGAAAAGTGCCGACGGCGTTGTTTCCATGGGGCATCTGCTGCCTTTCGAGGCCGAGTTTGCTGCAGAGACGCCGCTTGAGGCGTTGGCGCTGGATGGCGCAATCCTCGATGTGCGAAGGGATGAGGAAACTAATTTCCCGCTCTTCACCCCTATCGCGCAACCACGCAACCGCAAGGATGCGGGCCTGCGGGCGCTGTTATGCACCGTGCGGCCCAATACCGATATTTGCACGGCCCTTGAAGCCGCCTGCCAGCAATTCGGCCTGCAACAAGCCGAGGTCAATGGTATTGGCAGTCTGATCGGCGTGGATTACGAGGACGGAACGTCGCTGACGGCCTATGCGAGCGAAATCCTCATTCGCAATGGCCGCGTCGATCCCGTTATGGGCGACCAACAGGCGACGCTGGATATCGCAATGGTCGATCTCACCACCCACATCAGCGGCGGACGATTGGTACGCGGCAAAAACCCGGTTTGCGTCACTTTCGAATTACTTCTGAGCGAAAGACAAGGGGCAGCCGCATGA
- a CDS encoding PPC domain-containing DNA-binding protein — translation MNTHDHVESGSMGRVAYARIAPNEDLVLGVEKLCLAEGFRNAFVRGALGSLVDACLGTRGSEFVQIRGPAVEIVSIAGEVRAQPDGSLRAALTGVVADTEGAVYGGPFIAGANPVCMTFEVTLEEWLPSETSQAA, via the coding sequence ATGAACACGCATGATCATGTCGAATCCGGCTCCATGGGCCGTGTGGCCTATGCCCGCATCGCGCCCAATGAAGACCTCGTGCTGGGCGTCGAGAAGCTGTGCCTCGCGGAAGGGTTCCGCAATGCCTTCGTGCGCGGTGCGCTTGGTAGTCTCGTCGATGCCTGCCTTGGCACCCGCGGCAGCGAGTTCGTACAAATTCGCGGTCCGGCGGTGGAAATCGTCTCGATTGCCGGTGAAGTGCGTGCCCAGCCCGATGGTTCGCTGCGGGCCGCGTTGACCGGCGTTGTCGCCGATACCGAGGGTGCGGTTTACGGCGGTCCGTTCATCGCGGGCGCCAACCCCGTATGTATGACCTTTGAGGTGACGCTGGAAGAATGGTTGCCCTCGGAGACGTCCCAGGCGGCGTGA
- a CDS encoding Lrp/AsnC family transcriptional regulator — protein MTKPLDRIDRKILRALLDNGRLSNTELSEKVGLSPSPCWQRTKRMEDEGVIRGYTAIIDQAHLGLTETVIIEVMLERHDDEVLERFGAAMAALPEVLEAYLTTGEYDYLIKVAVAGTKGYEQFLRRKLYKIEGVRHSRSCFALKCLKHTLSVVPDVEPPPG, from the coding sequence ATGACGAAGCCGTTGGACAGAATTGACCGCAAAATATTGCGGGCCCTGCTGGATAACGGCAGGCTGAGCAATACGGAGCTGTCAGAAAAGGTGGGGTTGTCACCCAGCCCTTGCTGGCAGCGCACCAAGCGGATGGAAGACGAGGGGGTCATTCGCGGTTACACGGCCATTATCGATCAGGCCCACCTCGGACTAACCGAGACGGTGATTATCGAAGTGATGCTGGAGCGCCACGACGATGAGGTTCTGGAACGTTTCGGCGCAGCCATGGCGGCACTTCCGGAGGTGCTGGAAGCCTATCTGACCACCGGCGAATATGATTATCTCATCAAGGTGGCGGTGGCAGGAACGAAAGGTTACGAGCAGTTTCTGCGCCGCAAGCTCTACAAGATCGAGGGCGTACGTCATTCCCGTTCCTGTTTCGCACTTAAATGCCTCAAGCACACATTGTCAGTTGTGCCCGACGTCGAACCTCCGCCTGGTTGA